The Candidatus Bathyarchaeia archaeon genome includes the window GAAATTCCAATCCTATGGGATGGAGGATGCTAGGACCGCCATCATATGCATGGGCAGCGCCGCCGGCACGGCGAGGCATGTTGCCAAGGCCCTAAGGGGGAAGGGGGAGAAGGTGGGCGTTGTGAAGCTATGGCTTTATAGACCATTTCCAGCGGATGAGCTCGTTAGGGAGCTGGAGGGGTTGAAGTCCGTGGTGGTGATGGATAGGGCGATAAGCTTCGGCGCCCCCCTCGGGCCGCTCTGCAGCGATTTGATTGGGGCCATTTATGGGAAATTGCCAAAGCTGAAGGTCATGAACGCGATATACGGGCTGGGCGGCAGGGATATAACCGCGAAGGAGATCGAGGGCATATACAGGGAGGGATTGAGGATGGCCAAGGCAAAGGCCCCAATGGTTCGGGTGAAGTACGTGGGGGTGAGGGAATGATGAGCACGCTCAGGGAATTGACCAAGGAGGAGCTGTTGGCGCCGGGCCATAGGATGTGCGCCGGTTGCCCCGTGCCAACCCTCGTCAGGATGACGTTGAAGGCCCTGAGGGGGCCGACCGTGATCGTCAACGCGACCGGCTGCTTGGAGGTGGCCACGAGCATTTACCCCTACACGGCATGGCGCCTCCCATGGGTCCATGTGGCCTTCGAGAACGCCGCGGCCGTGGCCAGCGGCATCGAGGCTGGGTTCAAGGCCCTGATGAGGAAGGGCAGATGGGACCAAAAGGTTGATGTGATCGCCTTGGGGGGCGATGGGGGGACGTTCGACATAGGCCTTCAAGCGCTCTCCGGGGCCTTGGAGCGAGGCCACGACTTCCTATACATTTGCTACGACAACGAGGCCTACATGAATACGGGGATCCAAAGGTCCGGATCAACGACCTTCGGGGCTGCAACGACCACTTCTCCACCGGGGGCGAAGATCCCGGGGAAGAGGGAATGGAAGAAGGATCTCATAGGGATCGCCGTGGCGCACGACATCCCCTACGCGGCTACCGCCTCCGTGGCCTTTTGGAAGGATTGCATCGCGAAGGTCAGGAAGGGCATAGAGGTCGATGGCCCGGCGGTGATCCACGCCATAACCCCCTGCCCGAGGGGGTGGAGGCATGAACCCTCCGAATCGATAAAGGTGGCCAGGCTGGCGGTTCAAACGAGGTTCTTCCCGCTCTACGAGGTCGAGAACGGGAAGTATAGG containing:
- a CDS encoding thiamine pyrophosphate-dependent enzyme; its protein translation is MSTLRELTKEELLAPGHRMCAGCPVPTLVRMTLKALRGPTVIVNATGCLEVATSIYPYTAWRLPWVHVAFENAAAVASGIEAGFKALMRKGRWDQKVDVIALGGDGGTFDIGLQALSGALERGHDFLYICYDNEAYMNTGIQRSGSTTFGAATTTSPPGAKIPGKREWKKDLIGIAVAHDIPYAATASVAFWKDCIAKVRKGIEVDGPAVIHAITPCPRGWRHEPSESIKVARLAVQTRFFPLYEVENGKYRITLPVPNPLPVEEFLKTQGRFRHLFKPENRWMIEAIQRWVDKNYERLVKLSQL